Proteins encoded by one window of Castor canadensis chromosome 2, mCasCan1.hap1v2, whole genome shotgun sequence:
- the Vstm2a gene encoding V-set and transmembrane domain-containing protein 2A isoform X3, giving the protein MMGIFLVSVGFVFFSVFYVQQGLSSQAKFTEFPRNVTATEGQNVEMSCAFQSGSASVYLEIQWWFLRGPEDLEPGAEAAGAQVEFLPDRDPDNDGTKISTVKVQGNDISHKLQISKVRKKDEGLYECRVTDANYGELQEHKAQAYLKVNANSHARRMQAFEASPMWLQDMKPRKNISAAVPSSIHSSANQRTHSTSSPQVVAKIPKQSPQSVHAKTFMSTRAKLAS; this is encoded by the exons ATGATGGGGATCTTTTTGGTGTCTgttggatttgttttcttttccgtTTTCTATGTACAGCAAGGGCTTTCTTCTCAAG CAAAATTTACGGAGTTTCCGCGGAATGTGACGGCGACCGAGGGACAGAATGTGGAGATGTCCTGCGCTTTCCAGAGCGGTTCCGCCTCGGTGTACCTGGAGATCCAGTGGTGGTTCCTACGGGGACCCGAGGACCTGGAGCCCGGAGCCGAGGCAGCTGGCGCGCAG GTGGAGTTCTTACCCGACAGAGACCCGGACAACGACGGGACCAAGATCAGT ACAGTGAAAGTCCAAGGCAATGACATCTCCCACAAGCTTCAGATTTCCAAAGTGAGGAAAAAGGATGAAGGTTTATATGAGTGCAGGGTGACTGATGCCAATTATGGGGAGTTGCAAGAACACAAGGCCCAGGCCTATCTGAAAGTCAATGCCAACAGCCATGCTCGGAGGATGCAGGCTTTCGAAGCCTCACCCATGTGGCTGCAAGATATGAAGCCTCGCAAGAACATCTCAGCAGCTGTCCCCAGCAGCATCCACAGCTCTGCCAACCAACGAACGCACTCCACCTCCAGCCCGCAAGTGGTAGCCAAAATCCCCAAACAAAGTCCACAATCAG TGCATGCCAAGACATTCATGAGCACCAGAGCCAAGCTGGCGagctaa
- the Vstm2a gene encoding V-set and transmembrane domain-containing protein 2A isoform X1 produces the protein MMGIFLVSVGFVFFSVFYVQQGLSSQAKFTEFPRNVTATEGQNVEMSCAFQSGSASVYLEIQWWFLRGPEDLEPGAEAAGAQVEFLPDRDPDNDGTKISTVKVQGNDISHKLQISKVRKKDEGLYECRVTDANYGELQEHKAQAYLKVNANSHARRMQAFEASPMWLQDMKPRKNISAAVPSSIHSSANQRTHSTSSPQVVAKIPKQSPQSAKSKSPVKSTERTAKLTLNSKHHSAPPVL, from the exons ATGATGGGGATCTTTTTGGTGTCTgttggatttgttttcttttccgtTTTCTATGTACAGCAAGGGCTTTCTTCTCAAG CAAAATTTACGGAGTTTCCGCGGAATGTGACGGCGACCGAGGGACAGAATGTGGAGATGTCCTGCGCTTTCCAGAGCGGTTCCGCCTCGGTGTACCTGGAGATCCAGTGGTGGTTCCTACGGGGACCCGAGGACCTGGAGCCCGGAGCCGAGGCAGCTGGCGCGCAG GTGGAGTTCTTACCCGACAGAGACCCGGACAACGACGGGACCAAGATCAGT ACAGTGAAAGTCCAAGGCAATGACATCTCCCACAAGCTTCAGATTTCCAAAGTGAGGAAAAAGGATGAAGGTTTATATGAGTGCAGGGTGACTGATGCCAATTATGGGGAGTTGCAAGAACACAAGGCCCAGGCCTATCTGAAAGTCAATGCCAACAGCCATGCTCGGAGGATGCAGGCTTTCGAAGCCTCACCCATGTGGCTGCAAGATATGAAGCCTCGCAAGAACATCTCAGCAGCTGTCCCCAGCAGCATCCACAGCTCTGCCAACCAACGAACGCACTCCACCTCCAGCCCGCAAGTGGTAGCCAAAATCCCCAAACAAAGTCCACAATCAG CAAAGAGCAAATCGCCTGTAAAATCTACGGAGCGGACAGCAAAGTTGACCCTAAACTCCAAGCACCATTCTGCACCCCCTGTACTCTAG
- the Vstm2a gene encoding V-set and transmembrane domain-containing protein 2A isoform X4: MSCAFQSGSASVYLEIQWWFLRGPEDLEPGAEAAGAQVEFLPDRDPDNDGTKISTVKVQGNDISHKLQISKVRKKDEGLYECRVTDANYGELQEHKAQAYLKVNANSHARRMQAFEASPMWLQDMKPRKNISAAVPSSIHSSANQRTHSTSSPQVVAKIPKQSPQSAKSKSPVKSTERTAKLTLNSKHHSAPPVL, translated from the exons ATGTCCTGCGCTTTCCAGAGCGGTTCCGCCTCGGTGTACCTGGAGATCCAGTGGTGGTTCCTACGGGGACCCGAGGACCTGGAGCCCGGAGCCGAGGCAGCTGGCGCGCAG GTGGAGTTCTTACCCGACAGAGACCCGGACAACGACGGGACCAAGATCAGT ACAGTGAAAGTCCAAGGCAATGACATCTCCCACAAGCTTCAGATTTCCAAAGTGAGGAAAAAGGATGAAGGTTTATATGAGTGCAGGGTGACTGATGCCAATTATGGGGAGTTGCAAGAACACAAGGCCCAGGCCTATCTGAAAGTCAATGCCAACAGCCATGCTCGGAGGATGCAGGCTTTCGAAGCCTCACCCATGTGGCTGCAAGATATGAAGCCTCGCAAGAACATCTCAGCAGCTGTCCCCAGCAGCATCCACAGCTCTGCCAACCAACGAACGCACTCCACCTCCAGCCCGCAAGTGGTAGCCAAAATCCCCAAACAAAGTCCACAATCAG CAAAGAGCAAATCGCCTGTAAAATCTACGGAGCGGACAGCAAAGTTGACCCTAAACTCCAAGCACCATTCTGCACCCCCTGTACTCTAG
- the Vstm2a gene encoding V-set and transmembrane domain-containing protein 2A isoform X2 yields the protein MMGIFLVSVGFVFFSVFYVQQGLSSQAKFTEFPRNVTATEGQNVEMSCAFQSGSASVYLEIQWWFLRGPEDLEPGAEAAGAQVEFLPDRDPDNDGTKISTVKVQGNDISHKLQISKVRKKDEGLYECRVTDANYGELQEHKAQAYLKVNANSHARRMQAFEASPMWLQDMKPRKNISAAVPSSIHSSANQRTHSTSSPQVVAKIPKQSPQSGARIATSHGLSVLLLVCGFVKGALL from the exons ATGATGGGGATCTTTTTGGTGTCTgttggatttgttttcttttccgtTTTCTATGTACAGCAAGGGCTTTCTTCTCAAG CAAAATTTACGGAGTTTCCGCGGAATGTGACGGCGACCGAGGGACAGAATGTGGAGATGTCCTGCGCTTTCCAGAGCGGTTCCGCCTCGGTGTACCTGGAGATCCAGTGGTGGTTCCTACGGGGACCCGAGGACCTGGAGCCCGGAGCCGAGGCAGCTGGCGCGCAG GTGGAGTTCTTACCCGACAGAGACCCGGACAACGACGGGACCAAGATCAGT ACAGTGAAAGTCCAAGGCAATGACATCTCCCACAAGCTTCAGATTTCCAAAGTGAGGAAAAAGGATGAAGGTTTATATGAGTGCAGGGTGACTGATGCCAATTATGGGGAGTTGCAAGAACACAAGGCCCAGGCCTATCTGAAAGTCAATGCCAACAGCCATGCTCGGAGGATGCAGGCTTTCGAAGCCTCACCCATGTGGCTGCAAGATATGAAGCCTCGCAAGAACATCTCAGCAGCTGTCCCCAGCAGCATCCACAGCTCTGCCAACCAACGAACGCACTCCACCTCCAGCCCGCAAGTGGTAGCCAAAATCCCCAAACAAAGTCCACAATCAG GTGCGAGGATAGCTACAAGCCATGGACTTTCTGTCCTGCTTCTTGTTTGTGGCTTTGTGAAGGGTGCTTTGCTTTAA